Proteins from a genomic interval of Acinonyx jubatus isolate Ajub_Pintada_27869175 chromosome B4, VMU_Ajub_asm_v1.0, whole genome shotgun sequence:
- the RAD52 gene encoding DNA repair protein RAD52 homolog isoform X3, translating to MSVTEEAILGGRGSHPSAGGSSVLCFGQCQYTAEEYQAIQKALRQRLGPEYISSRMAGGGQRVCYIEGHRVINLANEMFGYNGWAHSITQQNVDFVDLNNGKFYVGVCAFVRVQLKDGSYHEDVGYGVSEGLKSKALSLEKARKEAVTDGLKRALSFGNALGNCILDKDYLRSLNKLPRQLPLEVDLTKAKRQDFEPSVEQARYSSCRQNVTLGPPKPQEVTSPCKPSRSDDPHLVKQEDKAGSSRSLASAMESDATYQRKLRQKQLQQQFREQMEKQQVQLSAPSVEKKNQAAPPALPVKHSTPITVSEPHTEKDFLTDSLGMWDMDPDAEDSDVKPLSRPEPLQTPATPVLKQQVVTWNRTPQDLCHQDPQAKCGPRQLQTHNSNQEITVNCDFYDKNQDLKKRKLDPS from the exons ATGTCCGTGACTGAGGAGGCGATTCTCGGAGGCCGTGGCAGCCATCCTTCTGCTGGTGGCAGTTCTGTGTTATGCTTTGGACAG TGTCAGTACACAGCAGAAGAGTATCAGGCCATCCAGAAAGCTCTGAGGCAAAGGCTGGGCCCAGAATACATCAGTAGCCGAATGGCTGGAGGCGGCCAGAGG gTATGTTACATCGAGGGTCACAGGGTAATTaatctggccaatgagatgtttGGTTACAATGGCTGGGCACACTCTATCACACAGCAGAATGTGG ATTTTGTTGACCTTAACAATGGCAAGTTCTACGTGGGAGTCTGTGCATTTGTGAGAGTCCAGTTGAAG GACGGCTCATATCATGAAGATGTGGGCTATGGGGTCAGTGAGGGCCTCAAGTCAAAAGCCTTGTCTTtggagaaggcaaggaaggaGGCGGTGACAGATGGGCTGAAGCGGGCGCTGAG TTTTGGGAATGCACTTGGAAATTGTATTCTGGACAAAGACTATCTGAGGTCACTAAATAAGCTTCCACGCCAG TTGCCTCTTGAAGTGGATTTAACTAAAGCAAAGAGACAAGATTTTGAACCCTCTGTGGAACAAGCAAGATACAGCAGCTGCCGGCAGAACGTGACTCTGGGACCCCCGAAACCACAGGAGGTGACCTCCCCTTGCAAACCAAGCCGCTCAGATGATCCCCACCTCGTGAAACAGGAAGACAAGGCCGGCAGCTCCCG AAGCCTGGCCTCCGCCATGGAGAGCGATGCCACGTACCAGCGGAAGCTCCGGCAAAAACAGTTGCAGCAGCAGTTCCGGGAACAAATggagaaacagcaagtgcaacTATCTGCTCCATCAGTGGAAAAGAAGAATCAGG CAGCACCGCCAGCACTTCCTGTGAAGCACAGCACCCCCATAACTGTTTCTGAACCACACACGGAGAAAGACTTCCTCACAG ACAGTCTCGGAATGTGGGATATGGATCCAGATGCAGAGGACAGTGATGTGAAGCCCTTGTCTAGGCCAGAACCACTCCAGACCCCTGCCACACCAGTCCTGAAACAGCAGGTGGTGACCTGGAATAGGACCCCACAGGACCTCTGTCACCAGGATCCACAAGCAAAATGTGGACCCAGGCAACTCCAAACTCACAACAGTAACCAAGAGATAACAG taAACTGTGATTTCTATGACAAGAACCAAGacttgaagaaaaggaaactggatCCATCTTAA
- the RAD52 gene encoding DNA repair protein RAD52 homolog isoform X2: MSVTEEAILGGRGSHPSAGGSSVLCFGQCQYTAEEYQAIQKALRQRLGPEYISSRMAGGGQRVCYIEGHRVINLANEMFGYNGWAHSITQQNVDFVDLNNGKFYVGVCAFVRVQLKDGSYHEDVGYGVSEGLKSKALSLEKARKEAVTDGLKRALRSFGNALGNCILDKDYLRSLNKLPRQLPLEVDLTKAKRQDFEPSVEQARYSSCRQNVTLGPPKPQEVTSPCKPSRSDDPHLVKQEDKAGSSRSLASAMESDATYQRKLRQKQLQQQFREQMEKQQVQLSAPSVEKKNQAPPALPVKHSTPITVSEPHTEKDFLTDSLGMWDMDPDAEDSDVKPLSRPEPLQTPATPVLKQQVVTWNRTPQDLCHQDPQAKCGPRQLQTHNSNQEITVNCDFYDKNQDLKKRKLDPS; encoded by the exons ATGTCCGTGACTGAGGAGGCGATTCTCGGAGGCCGTGGCAGCCATCCTTCTGCTGGTGGCAGTTCTGTGTTATGCTTTGGACAG TGTCAGTACACAGCAGAAGAGTATCAGGCCATCCAGAAAGCTCTGAGGCAAAGGCTGGGCCCAGAATACATCAGTAGCCGAATGGCTGGAGGCGGCCAGAGG gTATGTTACATCGAGGGTCACAGGGTAATTaatctggccaatgagatgtttGGTTACAATGGCTGGGCACACTCTATCACACAGCAGAATGTGG ATTTTGTTGACCTTAACAATGGCAAGTTCTACGTGGGAGTCTGTGCATTTGTGAGAGTCCAGTTGAAG GACGGCTCATATCATGAAGATGTGGGCTATGGGGTCAGTGAGGGCCTCAAGTCAAAAGCCTTGTCTTtggagaaggcaaggaaggaGGCGGTGACAGATGGGCTGAAGCGGGCGCTGAG AAGTTTTGGGAATGCACTTGGAAATTGTATTCTGGACAAAGACTATCTGAGGTCACTAAATAAGCTTCCACGCCAG TTGCCTCTTGAAGTGGATTTAACTAAAGCAAAGAGACAAGATTTTGAACCCTCTGTGGAACAAGCAAGATACAGCAGCTGCCGGCAGAACGTGACTCTGGGACCCCCGAAACCACAGGAGGTGACCTCCCCTTGCAAACCAAGCCGCTCAGATGATCCCCACCTCGTGAAACAGGAAGACAAGGCCGGCAGCTCCCG AAGCCTGGCCTCCGCCATGGAGAGCGATGCCACGTACCAGCGGAAGCTCCGGCAAAAACAGTTGCAGCAGCAGTTCCGGGAACAAATggagaaacagcaagtgcaacTATCTGCTCCATCAGTGGAAAAGAAGAATCAGG CACCGCCAGCACTTCCTGTGAAGCACAGCACCCCCATAACTGTTTCTGAACCACACACGGAGAAAGACTTCCTCACAG ACAGTCTCGGAATGTGGGATATGGATCCAGATGCAGAGGACAGTGATGTGAAGCCCTTGTCTAGGCCAGAACCACTCCAGACCCCTGCCACACCAGTCCTGAAACAGCAGGTGGTGACCTGGAATAGGACCCCACAGGACCTCTGTCACCAGGATCCACAAGCAAAATGTGGACCCAGGCAACTCCAAACTCACAACAGTAACCAAGAGATAACAG taAACTGTGATTTCTATGACAAGAACCAAGacttgaagaaaaggaaactggatCCATCTTAA
- the RAD52 gene encoding DNA repair protein RAD52 homolog isoform X5 — protein sequence MSVTEEAILGGRGSHPSAGGSSVLCFGQCQYTAEEYQAIQKALRQRLGPEYISSRMAGGGQRVCYIEGHRVINLANEMFGYNGWAHSITQQNVDFVDLNNGKFYVGVCAFVRVQLKLPLEVDLTKAKRQDFEPSVEQARYSSCRQNVTLGPPKPQEVTSPCKPSRSDDPHLVKQEDKAGSSRSLASAMESDATYQRKLRQKQLQQQFREQMEKQQVQLSAPSVEKKNQAAPPALPVKHSTPITVSEPHTEKDFLTDSLGMWDMDPDAEDSDVKPLSRPEPLQTPATPVLKQQVVTWNRTPQDLCHQDPQAKCGPRQLQTHNSNQEITVNCDFYDKNQDLKKRKLDPS from the exons ATGTCCGTGACTGAGGAGGCGATTCTCGGAGGCCGTGGCAGCCATCCTTCTGCTGGTGGCAGTTCTGTGTTATGCTTTGGACAG TGTCAGTACACAGCAGAAGAGTATCAGGCCATCCAGAAAGCTCTGAGGCAAAGGCTGGGCCCAGAATACATCAGTAGCCGAATGGCTGGAGGCGGCCAGAGG gTATGTTACATCGAGGGTCACAGGGTAATTaatctggccaatgagatgtttGGTTACAATGGCTGGGCACACTCTATCACACAGCAGAATGTGG ATTTTGTTGACCTTAACAATGGCAAGTTCTACGTGGGAGTCTGTGCATTTGTGAGAGTCCAGTTGAAG TTGCCTCTTGAAGTGGATTTAACTAAAGCAAAGAGACAAGATTTTGAACCCTCTGTGGAACAAGCAAGATACAGCAGCTGCCGGCAGAACGTGACTCTGGGACCCCCGAAACCACAGGAGGTGACCTCCCCTTGCAAACCAAGCCGCTCAGATGATCCCCACCTCGTGAAACAGGAAGACAAGGCCGGCAGCTCCCG AAGCCTGGCCTCCGCCATGGAGAGCGATGCCACGTACCAGCGGAAGCTCCGGCAAAAACAGTTGCAGCAGCAGTTCCGGGAACAAATggagaaacagcaagtgcaacTATCTGCTCCATCAGTGGAAAAGAAGAATCAGG CAGCACCGCCAGCACTTCCTGTGAAGCACAGCACCCCCATAACTGTTTCTGAACCACACACGGAGAAAGACTTCCTCACAG ACAGTCTCGGAATGTGGGATATGGATCCAGATGCAGAGGACAGTGATGTGAAGCCCTTGTCTAGGCCAGAACCACTCCAGACCCCTGCCACACCAGTCCTGAAACAGCAGGTGGTGACCTGGAATAGGACCCCACAGGACCTCTGTCACCAGGATCCACAAGCAAAATGTGGACCCAGGCAACTCCAAACTCACAACAGTAACCAAGAGATAACAG taAACTGTGATTTCTATGACAAGAACCAAGacttgaagaaaaggaaactggatCCATCTTAA
- the RAD52 gene encoding DNA repair protein RAD52 homolog isoform X4 yields MSVTEEAILGGRGSHPSAGGSSVLCFGQCQYTAEEYQAIQKALRQRLGPEYISSRMAGGGQRDGSYHEDVGYGVSEGLKSKALSLEKARKEAVTDGLKRALRSFGNALGNCILDKDYLRSLNKLPRQLPLEVDLTKAKRQDFEPSVEQARYSSCRQNVTLGPPKPQEVTSPCKPSRSDDPHLVKQEDKAGSSRSLASAMESDATYQRKLRQKQLQQQFREQMEKQQVQLSAPSVEKKNQAAPPALPVKHSTPITVSEPHTEKDFLTDSLGMWDMDPDAEDSDVKPLSRPEPLQTPATPVLKQQVVTWNRTPQDLCHQDPQAKCGPRQLQTHNSNQEITVNCDFYDKNQDLKKRKLDPS; encoded by the exons ATGTCCGTGACTGAGGAGGCGATTCTCGGAGGCCGTGGCAGCCATCCTTCTGCTGGTGGCAGTTCTGTGTTATGCTTTGGACAG TGTCAGTACACAGCAGAAGAGTATCAGGCCATCCAGAAAGCTCTGAGGCAAAGGCTGGGCCCAGAATACATCAGTAGCCGAATGGCTGGAGGCGGCCAGAGG GACGGCTCATATCATGAAGATGTGGGCTATGGGGTCAGTGAGGGCCTCAAGTCAAAAGCCTTGTCTTtggagaaggcaaggaaggaGGCGGTGACAGATGGGCTGAAGCGGGCGCTGAG AAGTTTTGGGAATGCACTTGGAAATTGTATTCTGGACAAAGACTATCTGAGGTCACTAAATAAGCTTCCACGCCAG TTGCCTCTTGAAGTGGATTTAACTAAAGCAAAGAGACAAGATTTTGAACCCTCTGTGGAACAAGCAAGATACAGCAGCTGCCGGCAGAACGTGACTCTGGGACCCCCGAAACCACAGGAGGTGACCTCCCCTTGCAAACCAAGCCGCTCAGATGATCCCCACCTCGTGAAACAGGAAGACAAGGCCGGCAGCTCCCG AAGCCTGGCCTCCGCCATGGAGAGCGATGCCACGTACCAGCGGAAGCTCCGGCAAAAACAGTTGCAGCAGCAGTTCCGGGAACAAATggagaaacagcaagtgcaacTATCTGCTCCATCAGTGGAAAAGAAGAATCAGG CAGCACCGCCAGCACTTCCTGTGAAGCACAGCACCCCCATAACTGTTTCTGAACCACACACGGAGAAAGACTTCCTCACAG ACAGTCTCGGAATGTGGGATATGGATCCAGATGCAGAGGACAGTGATGTGAAGCCCTTGTCTAGGCCAGAACCACTCCAGACCCCTGCCACACCAGTCCTGAAACAGCAGGTGGTGACCTGGAATAGGACCCCACAGGACCTCTGTCACCAGGATCCACAAGCAAAATGTGGACCCAGGCAACTCCAAACTCACAACAGTAACCAAGAGATAACAG taAACTGTGATTTCTATGACAAGAACCAAGacttgaagaaaaggaaactggatCCATCTTAA
- the RAD52 gene encoding DNA repair protein RAD52 homolog isoform X1, whose amino-acid sequence MSVTEEAILGGRGSHPSAGGSSVLCFGQCQYTAEEYQAIQKALRQRLGPEYISSRMAGGGQRVCYIEGHRVINLANEMFGYNGWAHSITQQNVDFVDLNNGKFYVGVCAFVRVQLKDGSYHEDVGYGVSEGLKSKALSLEKARKEAVTDGLKRALRSFGNALGNCILDKDYLRSLNKLPRQLPLEVDLTKAKRQDFEPSVEQARYSSCRQNVTLGPPKPQEVTSPCKPSRSDDPHLVKQEDKAGSSRSLASAMESDATYQRKLRQKQLQQQFREQMEKQQVQLSAPSVEKKNQAAPPALPVKHSTPITVSEPHTEKDFLTDSLGMWDMDPDAEDSDVKPLSRPEPLQTPATPVLKQQVVTWNRTPQDLCHQDPQAKCGPRQLQTHNSNQEITVNCDFYDKNQDLKKRKLDPS is encoded by the exons ATGTCCGTGACTGAGGAGGCGATTCTCGGAGGCCGTGGCAGCCATCCTTCTGCTGGTGGCAGTTCTGTGTTATGCTTTGGACAG TGTCAGTACACAGCAGAAGAGTATCAGGCCATCCAGAAAGCTCTGAGGCAAAGGCTGGGCCCAGAATACATCAGTAGCCGAATGGCTGGAGGCGGCCAGAGG gTATGTTACATCGAGGGTCACAGGGTAATTaatctggccaatgagatgtttGGTTACAATGGCTGGGCACACTCTATCACACAGCAGAATGTGG ATTTTGTTGACCTTAACAATGGCAAGTTCTACGTGGGAGTCTGTGCATTTGTGAGAGTCCAGTTGAAG GACGGCTCATATCATGAAGATGTGGGCTATGGGGTCAGTGAGGGCCTCAAGTCAAAAGCCTTGTCTTtggagaaggcaaggaaggaGGCGGTGACAGATGGGCTGAAGCGGGCGCTGAG AAGTTTTGGGAATGCACTTGGAAATTGTATTCTGGACAAAGACTATCTGAGGTCACTAAATAAGCTTCCACGCCAG TTGCCTCTTGAAGTGGATTTAACTAAAGCAAAGAGACAAGATTTTGAACCCTCTGTGGAACAAGCAAGATACAGCAGCTGCCGGCAGAACGTGACTCTGGGACCCCCGAAACCACAGGAGGTGACCTCCCCTTGCAAACCAAGCCGCTCAGATGATCCCCACCTCGTGAAACAGGAAGACAAGGCCGGCAGCTCCCG AAGCCTGGCCTCCGCCATGGAGAGCGATGCCACGTACCAGCGGAAGCTCCGGCAAAAACAGTTGCAGCAGCAGTTCCGGGAACAAATggagaaacagcaagtgcaacTATCTGCTCCATCAGTGGAAAAGAAGAATCAGG CAGCACCGCCAGCACTTCCTGTGAAGCACAGCACCCCCATAACTGTTTCTGAACCACACACGGAGAAAGACTTCCTCACAG ACAGTCTCGGAATGTGGGATATGGATCCAGATGCAGAGGACAGTGATGTGAAGCCCTTGTCTAGGCCAGAACCACTCCAGACCCCTGCCACACCAGTCCTGAAACAGCAGGTGGTGACCTGGAATAGGACCCCACAGGACCTCTGTCACCAGGATCCACAAGCAAAATGTGGACCCAGGCAACTCCAAACTCACAACAGTAACCAAGAGATAACAG taAACTGTGATTTCTATGACAAGAACCAAGacttgaagaaaaggaaactggatCCATCTTAA